One window of the Actinomyces wuliandei genome contains the following:
- a CDS encoding PTS transporter subunit EIIB — MSNAADIVAGLGGQDNITALEPCITRLRVEVVDQEKVDEEALRACGVFGVVRSGRVVQVVVGPSADEIAAQIANL, encoded by the coding sequence ATGAGTAACGCAGCGGACATCGTCGCCGGCCTCGGCGGGCAGGACAACATCACCGCCCTGGAGCCCTGTATCACGCGGCTGCGGGTGGAGGTTGTGGACCAGGAGAAGGTGGACGAGGAGGCGCTGCGCGCCTGCGGCGTCTTCGGGGTCGTGCGATCCGGCCGGGTCGTGCAGGTGGTCGTCGGTCCTTCTGCCGACGAGATCGCCGCGCAGATTGCGAACCTGTGA